One part of the Palaemon carinicauda isolate YSFRI2023 chromosome 23, ASM3689809v2, whole genome shotgun sequence genome encodes these proteins:
- the LOC137617593 gene encoding probable serine/threonine-protein kinase gdt2 yields MIPETLKSRDTQQCNSVVPHGSSLGVSVLAEDAGKEAFLRKRTHENSRSKVEASLERLENQVFHEEEEEKEKEEEKETMKELEERLALASKEMQEKDEELRKMDLLLNEKEREVDRYKKIIEEKEREFRQREEELLGKVEQLEKTIKTPSAKTHKIEVSTQTDWPTDISINESLSEDDVGYKSDYDYKSNQDGAGALWSKLSENEVWIESWNEDDFSRDEPSPDLRCETLGTFIKEETCSKSLPVSLPQERSTTVSVPNSREKGNLLSWTPVGDILENAVLLGFGVYGSVYKVMYQGKPAAFKFQNSYDSYSDECFYKERKILEALKGAGGAPALLGYFQNPTGILMELCNGMSYYNLIGNELASDYQIFQLLAEIGRKLHEIHQAGYVHSDLKADNIIINTKEDGEFEVRIIDFGLATEAGCYTEIDAGSDHIYPPEYRGGGNAAPSGDVYSYGSLIEYVNECIFGSLNPVMEQLVKNMKNRNPDLRPAVPEVVEYLEKIMEYIKYITYVESDEEWDYNSDSVEN; encoded by the exons ATGATTCCGGAGACGCTGAAGTCTAGGGACACTCAGCAATGCAACAGCGTCGTTCCTCATGGGTCAAGTCTGGGAGTTAGCGTTCTTGCGGAAGATGCAGGAAAAGAAGCGTTCTTGCGAAAGAGGACCCACGAAA ATTCTCGATCAAAAGTCGAGGCAAGTCTTGAACGTTTGGAAAATCAAGTTTtccatgaagaggaggaggagaaggagaaggaggaggagaaagagacgaTGAAGGAATTAGAAGAGAGACTAGCATTGGCTTCTaaggagatgcaggagaaggatGAGGAGCTGAGGAAGATGGATCTTCTTctaaatgaaaaggagagagaggtgGATCGGTATAAGAAGATAATCGAGGAAAAAGAACGGGAGTTTAGGCAACGCGAAGAAGAACTCCTTGGAAAGGTGGAACAGCTTGAGAAGACAATCAAAACTCCCTCAGCCAAAACGCATAAAATTGAAGTTTCGACTCAAACGGATTGGCCCACAGACATTTCCATAAATGAATCATTGAGCGAAGATGACGTCGGGTATAAAAGTGATTACGATTATAAATCTAACCAGGATGGAGCAGGTGCACTCTGGTCTAAACTCAGTGAAAATGAAGTATGGATTGAGAGCTGGAATGAAGACGACTTTAGCCGGGATGAACCGTCGCCAGACCTACGCTGTGAGACACTTGGAACATTTATCAAAGAGGAAACCTGCAGTAAAAGCTTGCCAGTCTCCTTGCCCCAAGAACGCTCTACAACGGTCTCTGTTCCTAATAGTCGCGAGAAAGGTAATTTATTGAGTTGGACGCCAGTAGGAGATATCCTTGAAAATGCAGTGCTGTTAGGATTTGGCGTATATGGTAGTGTGTATAAAGTCATGTACCAGGGAAAACCGGCGGCGTTTAAATTCCAAAATAGTTATGATAGTTACTCTGATGAATGtttctataaagaaaggaaaattctcGAAGCATTGAAAGGTGCAGGCGGTGCTCCTGCTCTTTTAGGATATTTCCAGAACCCGACGGGGATACTGATGGAGTTATGCAATGGGATGTCTTATTACAACCTGATTGGTAATGAGCTTGCTTCGGATTACCAAATCTTCCAACTTCTGGCAGAAATTGGTAGGAAGTTACACGAGATACACCAGGCAGGTTACGTCCACTCAGATCTTAAGGCGGATAACATCATAATAAACACTAAAGAGGATGGAGAGTTCGAGGTACGAATAATAGACTTTGGATTGGCCACAGAAGCTGGCTGTTATACTGAAATCGATGCTGGCAGCGACCATATATACCCACCAGAGTATAGGGGAGGTGGGAATGCAGCGCCTTCCGGGGACGTGTATTCATATGGATCTCTGATTGAGTACGTAAATGAGTGCATCTTTGGATCTCTGAACCCAGTCATGGAACAACTGGTAAAGAATATGAAGAACAGGAACCCGGACCTTCGGCCTGCAGTGCCTGAAGTGGTTGAATATTTGGAAAAAATCAtggaatatattaaatatataacctATGTGGAATCGGATGAAGAATGGGATTACAATAGTGACTCTGTAGAAAATTAA